The nucleotide sequence ATGGCTACATTACAACAATCTGCTTCAGGAAAAAAAGACGGAGATATCAGATATCTTACTCCTTTAAATATAGAAACTAACAAGACTAAAAAATATTGTCGTTTCAAAAAATCAGGTATCAAATATATTGATTATAAAGATGCTGATTTCTTATTGAAATTCGTAAATGAGCAAGGAAAAATTCTTCCTCGTCGTTTAACAGGAACTTCATTAAAATACCAAAGAAAAGTTTCTGTTGCTGTAAAAAGAGCACGTCACTTAGCTTTAATGCCATATGTGGCTGATTTATTAAAATAATATTTAAAAATACAGTTGTTGGTTTTCAGTTAAATGAAACCTAACTTCTAAAATAAAAGGACAACAACATGGAACTTATTTTAAAACAAGACGTACAAAACTTAGGATTTAAAGATGATGTAGTAACTGTGAAAGCAGGTTACGGTCGTAACTTCTTAATCCCTCAAGGTTTTGCTACTTTAGCTACTTCTTCTGCAAAGAAAGTATTAGCTGAAAACTTGAAACAAAGAGCACACAAAGAAGCTAAAGTAATTGCTGATGCTCAAGCATTAGCTGAATCTTTAAAAGCTATCGAAATTAAAATCTCTGCTAAAGCGGGAGGTGAAAAATTATTCGGATCTATTACTAATATTGATATTGTTGATGCATTAGCAAAAGCTGGTCAAGTAATTGATAGAAAATTTGTTACTTCTGGAATCGTTAAACGTACTGGTAAATATTCTGCTAGTGTTCGTTTACACAGAGATGTAGTTATCGATTTACCATACGAAATTATTGCTGAGTAATTAGCTTTAATTTTAGATATAGAAAATCCCGATGTAAATCGGGATTTTTTTTTGTTCTATTCTAAAGATGGTTAAATGGAACACAGATGAAACGGGTTAAATCATTTGCTTTTTGTTTTGTTTTTTGGAAAAAACCACGGATTTACACAGATTTTATTAGTGCTTCAGTAGAAAATATTAGGTATATATTTATGTCTTTTACTTTGTGCTTGGTATCTTTGCAAAAATAAAAACATAGCGACTTAGTGCCTTAGTGGTCCCAAAAAAATAAAAAGAATGAAATACGCAAGATTGACCAAAGAACAATTTGAAGAATTAACACAGGAATTTACTAATTTCTTAGCAACCCAGTCTATAGATAAGGCAGAGTGGGACCAAATTAAATTAGAAAAGCCAGAAGTGGCAGAACAAGAATTGGATGTTTTTTCTGATTTGATCTGGGAAAGT is from Flavobacterium sp. NG2 and encodes:
- the rpsR gene encoding 30S ribosomal protein S18, producing MATLQQSASGKKDGDIRYLTPLNIETNKTKKYCRFKKSGIKYIDYKDADFLLKFVNEQGKILPRRLTGTSLKYQRKVSVAVKRARHLALMPYVADLLK
- the rplI gene encoding 50S ribosomal protein L9 yields the protein MELILKQDVQNLGFKDDVVTVKAGYGRNFLIPQGFATLATSSAKKVLAENLKQRAHKEAKVIADAQALAESLKAIEIKISAKAGGEKLFGSITNIDIVDALAKAGQVIDRKFVTSGIVKRTGKYSASVRLHRDVVIDLPYEIIAE